AAACTTATCATGTCATCTTGCACTGGCTAGTGGTAGGAAATGTTGGAAGCAAGTCCAGACATTTACGATATTTTTCATCCTTCGACAGTAGGTCTATGACAATGGAGACTGTAATGGCATCTGGTGACAGATTTCTTTCTGCCATCTTGTGAAGAATTTCGACCACTTTTGCCGAGTCATCATTTTGGCAGAAACCACGCATGAGGATATTATAAGTGATGATGTTTGGAGCACACCCCTTCCCTTCCATTTCTAAAAACAAACCATTTGCCTTTTCCAGTTGCCCATCTATACAGAGCCCATGGATCATCATGGAATATGTTACAACAGTCGGCACCAGGCCTCTATTTGACATTTTGTGGAATAGGTCCCAAGCAATTTCAAGCTTTCCTGCTTTGCATAACCCATCAATAAGGCAGCCAAACATTTCAACACTAAGCTTGAAGTTGCTATTTTCTAAAGTATGGAAAATTTCCATCGCCTCTGTTAGGCAATCGTTTTTGCAAAGCCCGTCCATGAATATTGTATATGTAGTTGAATTTGGTAACAGATTCTGAGTTGGCATCTCACTAAACAATTCTTGTGCATCCTGAACTTTACCCATCTGAAAAAGACCAGTTAATAAGGCATTATATGTTATTACTGTTGGCCTAACTCCTTTGTTAATCATTTCCTTGTAAAAATGGGTAGCTTCCTGTATCTTCTTATATTTGCAGTATCCATTGATCAACACATTGTAGCTAATGGCATCAGGTTCACAACCTCTACTTGGGATAGAATTAAAGAGCTCTCTTGCTTCATTGAGCCTACCCGCCAAACACAAGCCGTCAATCAAAATGTTGTACGTAATTATATCAGGATCTATGCCTCTACGAATCATCAACTTTAACAAGTCATTACTTTCTTTCACATTTCCCCTTCTGCAAATTACTCCTATCAACACATTGAATGTTACCAAATTAGGCTGGACACCCTGATCCACCATCTCATTTAACGTAGCTTTCGCTGCTTCCCATTTCTCATTGTAATACAGACCGTGTATCAAAGAACTATATACATTCACATCAGGAACAATCCTTCTACCTTTCATTTCTACGAAAAGTTCTTTCGCCTTATCTACCAACCCGGCTTTACAAAGCCCGTCAATGATGGTCCCATAAGTAAACACATTCGGCCGACAACCAACACTATAAGCACCACTCCCATTAGCCATTCCTTCATGCAACCTAAGCGCAACGTTCACGTTACCCGTTCGACACAACCCTTTAATCAATGTACTAAAAGTAAACTCATTAGGATGGCACCCCAACTTTACCATTTTCTCAAACAACCCTGTTGCCTCAAAAATTTTATCCTCCCTACACAACCCTTTAACCAAACAAGTATAACTCACAGTGCTTGGTAGAAATCCCCTTCTAAAAAGACTCCCCATAACCACAAAACCATCGCCAACCCGATTGGCAATACAGCAGCAATTAAGCAAAACATTAAGAGTAATGAAATTTGGCACCAACCCAGCTGATATTATCGCATTGTAAAGTGGAAAAACTTGAGAGAAATGCTTACTTTTTGCAAGTCCACTGAATAAAAGATTGAATGAAGAAATTGGAGGAGTGGGTTGCATTCGAATCATGTGACTAAAATATTGCAGAGCTTCATAGAGAGTGAAATTACCCGACCTGCAGTTGGATTCGAGGAATTTCTGAAGTGGGGGTTGGATTGGGAGATTGGGAATTGGGGTTTTTGGTGGAGATTTTGGATTTGGAGAAGTGGGTTGTGAGGATTGGTTCGTCGGGACGAAGAAAGGTGAAAGCTTGGTTGGAGTCTTGGGATTTGGGGATGTGGGTTTTTGTGGGTTTGTGAAGAAAGATGATAGCTTGGATTTTGAAGTAGCTACCGAGGAGCTCATCGGAGCGGTAGAAAGCAGAAGAGCTTCAGCAAATGCTGCTTCGTTTTTGGGGAGCGCGTTTTAGCAGGTAAACAACTTAGGTTTATATAAAGCTTGCACACagataaatataataaatttaaaaaatttaaaataaaaaaaaaaaatatatatatatatatatatatatatatatatatgaaaagctGAAAAGCTGAAAAGTTAGAGAGTGAAATTATATTACagtttatgattttattttataatagaaGAAGTTatctttttactttattttaataGATCAGAGATTTTTATTAAAAGTGTTTACAATGTAATGCTCTTGATAAGAGCGGAACCGATGAGGTGTAATAATGTGAAGGTGTCGGTGAAAATTTCTCACTTGCAGACTTTACCAGTTAATGTAAAAGGTATGGACAAATTTAACGTAAAATGAATGCATTAAATTTAAGTGCAcggatttttttaattttttacaagGTAATACTCTAAATCATTCTAAATTATGACAAAAAATTTTAACTTAAATACAACAAATTTCGAATTGATGTAAATCACGTAAGCAAAAAAGTGGAtttttcttttaacaaaaaaaagtgaATGTTTGAAATTCTTAAAAGTGGGGAATGTATACTTACTAAAAAAATACTTTAGTCATGGCttttttattagcacctcaAACAATGTTGAATAAATTCCGCATTTTAAATAACTTATAAACCCTAATatacaatgacaattttgacctaaTTAAATATACAAATAGAGCACCACCAGAAAATGGAAGACATGGCCGGCCACCACCGGTTAACAACACCATATTTGGATGGGAATGAACAAAGCTTCCCATTTGAGGATTAAGGTCACTTGTCCATTTCGTATTGCGTTGAACCCCGCAGGTGTTTGTCATAGCAATAAAAGCAAGGGCAAGTAAGACGGTGAAACAATCCATTATGTGGGTAAAGCCCATATGGATCACGATTGTTTTCAGTATAAACAATCAGTATAATGTCCAGAAAAGTATGAAAGCAACAGTTGCTCGTATTGCTTGGGAAAGGGATGAGGAGCTCCACTATGCATGCGGGACCCAAAAGGATTGTCATATATAGGATAATTGTTTGAATTATGCACAAAACAATGTGGATTGTCTATATAAAATGTGGAGTTTATGTTGAGAGTGTAGTGTGTGAAAATATTATTAGAAGTAATATGCGGTatattaagataaattttattgaaaaagCAAATATGAGTACATTAAGTACGTGGGATGTATTCAATAATATATGAATTGTTAATAAAACAACCCTTAGTGATTAGTTGGGATTTGCCatgttatatattttatttgattCCATAGAATAACATTATCATTGTTTGcctaaaaagttaatttaatatacaCGTGTCACCACTCAATAACAACAAACTATCACGATTAACCCGCACTCACAAAAACCAGACGCAAATCCCAAATTCTCTTTCTTTCACAatccaaatcaaacaaaaacaaaacaaaaaagaataaaaaataaataaataaaaatattcataGATTCTTTCTTCAAATCTTAGCAATTTTCCTGGAATTTGTAAGAGACATGCAGAAAGATATGAAATATCATGGAACAAAACTAGTCACCCTCTTGATATTGGCCTCTTCCGTCGCTCTTTGCTTCCACCCTCCATCCAAAAACCTCTCTCCTTTTTCATTCCCCGTCACCTCTCCCTTTTCTTCGGATCACACCTTCTCTCACATCCTTGTAGCCTCCTCCATCGGCATCGTCGTCGCCGCCGCCCTTCATTACCGCCTCCGAAAGCACAAGGATCACAAGATCGTCCCCCGCCTCAAGGTTTCCGACTCAGTCCGCGTTCATCAGAAGCTCGAGAGGTTTCCCCACTACGTAGGTAATGATTACGTGATCGTCCGCTTGTTTTTCATGGCCTTTGTGATCCGCaaggtgtgttttgtggttgaatgtTTTCGGGGTTGTGGGTGCAGCTAGGCAGCTGGGATTTAAAGACAGAAGAGAATGTCCGCAGCTCTGCAAGTTAGCCACTGAATACATTAGAAAATTTGAGGGGTTTGAGGAGGACATCTACAACTTCTTTGCTAGTGAACCGGATGCAGATTCGCTCTTCGTGAAACTTGTCGAGGAGTTTGAGAGATGCATTCTCAGTTATTTTGCATTTCACTGGAGCCAAGCTGACCTGATGATTACTCAGGTGATTAGGatcaacaacaaaatatatgaatGATAATGTGAATGTGTTCGTGATGCATTTTTTTCGTAATTTAGCCATACAACGTAGAATCCCTGTGATATATTTCTCCGTGAAGCCGAAACTAACAACAATTTATGAAATTTCAGATCTTGAGCAGTGATGGTGAGCCTAGAAAGAAGCTCAAGAACATTGTCATGGCAGCAACCaggtgggaattttttttttttttttggtagtgcGTGTGCGCGCGTTAATAAGAATGACAATTGATATGCTAAAATTGAAGTTTCTAGGAATACTAATTAACCACAATTATGATATAGAGAACAGAGATTCGAGAGAGTGACGAAAAGTTTGAAGGTGGCTAGAGTTTTCACTACCTTAGTGGAGGAGATGAAGGCAATGGGACTCGCAGCGCCAGATGACTCGACGTGTACAGAGGTGATGGCTCCGGTGGCTCACGCAGATAGAAGTCCGGTCCTACTCCTCATGGGAGGTGGAATGGGAGCAGGGAAGAGCACTGTGTTAAAGGACATTCTCAAAGAGTAAGGAAAATTCTACATAAAACCAACTTCTTTTGGAACAGCTTTGAAGCCTCATTCTATATTTGGATCATAACCATTACTAAACTAATCATATTATCAAGGACATCAGAAGCATAACGAATTACTGAGAAGTAATATTTCCAAATTCAGCCGTCATAGTTAGGCCAAAGAAAAAATCATTTTATGTTTGActgaaaagaaaacgaaaattaaAGCGGTGAGAAGCTAACGCAATCTTTATGGATGAAATGTGTTACAGACCGTTCTGGGCTGGAGCAGCGGGGAATGCAGTAGTGATTGAGGCAGATGCCTTCAAAGAATCAGATGTCATATACAGAGCTCTCAGCTCCAGAGGCCATCATGATGACATGCTTCAAACAGCGGAActggtatatatatatcaactctctctctctctctctctctctctctctctctctaacttcgCAGCATGCCATA
This genomic interval from Malus domestica chromosome 05, GDT2T_hap1 contains the following:
- the LOC103435696 gene encoding calmodulin calcium-dependent NAD kinase-like, which produces MQKDMKYHGTKLVTLLILASSVALCFHPPSKNLSPFSFPVTSPFSSDHTFSHILVASSIGIVVAAALHYRLRKHKDHKIVPRLKVSDSVRVHQKLERFPHYVARQLGFKDRRECPQLCKLATEYIRKFEGFEEDIYNFFASEPDADSLFVKLVEEFERCILSYFAFHWSQADLMITQILSSDGEPRKKLKNIVMAATREQRFERVTKSLKVARVFTTLVEEMKAMGLAAPDDSTCTEVMAPVAHADRSPVLLLMGGGMGAGKSTVLKDILKEPFWAGAAGNAVVIEADAFKESDVIYRALSSRGHHDDMLQTAELVHQSSTDAASSLLVTALNEGRDVIMDGTLSWAPFVVQTITMARNVHRRRYRMGPGYRVNEDGTVTENYWERLDDEEPVQVGGRKRKPYRIELVGVVCDAYLAVIRGIRRAIMVRRAVRVNSQLKSHKRFANSFLTYCQLVDNARLYCTNTLEGPPKLIGWKDKDRTLLVDPDEIDCLKRVGRLNDMANSIYELYKHPNPACKTGSVWKDIVLSPSRLNIQKELKYSIQKVERLKH
- the LOC103435697 gene encoding putative pentatricopeptide repeat-containing protein At1g12700, mitochondrial, whose translation is MSSSVATSKSKLSSFFTNPQKPTSPNPKTPTKLSPFFVPTNQSSQPTSPNPKSPPKTPIPNLPIQPPLQKFLESNCRSGNFTLYEALQYFSHMIRMQPTPPISSFNLLFSGLAKSKHFSQVFPLYNAIISAGLVPNFITLNVLLNCCCIANRVGDGFVVMGSLFRRGFLPSTVSYTCLVKGLCREDKIFEATGLFEKMVKLGCHPNEFTFSTLIKGLCRTGNVNVALRLHEGMANGSGAYSVGCRPNVFTYGTIIDGLCKAGLVDKAKELFVEMKGRRIVPDVNVYSSLIHGLYYNEKWEAAKATLNEMVDQGVQPNLVTFNVLIGVICRRGNVKESNDLLKLMIRRGIDPDIITYNILIDGLCLAGRLNEARELFNSIPSRGCEPDAISYNVLINGYCKYKKIQEATHFYKEMINKGVRPTVITYNALLTGLFQMGKVQDAQELFSEMPTQNLLPNSTTYTIFMDGLCKNDCLTEAMEIFHTLENSNFKLSVEMFGCLIDGLCKAGKLEIAWDLFHKMSNRGLVPTVVTYSMMIHGLCIDGQLEKANGLFLEMEGKGCAPNIITYNILMRGFCQNDDSAKVVEILHKMAERNLSPDAITVSIVIDLLSKDEKYRKCLDLLPTFPTTSQCKMT